In Brettanomyces nanus chromosome 3, complete sequence, a single genomic region encodes these proteins:
- a CDS encoding uncharacterized protein (EggNog:ENOG41): MANSDIKDFPPRRHVPPPAHLSEFYHYVDGPGHSKPQVGAASQVGTAGAVAVTDSIDGVKAVKLSDHSTSSSADGQSPDISTPVLPVSPISDISKHMNSHTIGASSITSSRLLRYTLSHTESYQSSTAPSALDLETLITGKDIKDTIDCYKTLINTSQKYREALAQLNLAASEFGGALETCARLKGSGEASEGLMGCSGLQYMIANQQQILVRNLEVDFQNPVVGIIDEFEQQHLNTDAEFKKLINDKVRQLKKNEKTNIKLSRKKYRNIAAYRSNLQQLTAQLDEIDRLKHDYYMSSYEQVQCASRSILDRTRDIVSLETTIYDSVAKKGETGGGLDNLLEEESDARQETEFNDDEADSTLKTDNDHEETPKDASNEIFASTSTASPSAEQKHSSLIEDGEMNSDKEIEENESSPHDDPHYTSTGARFTEHLDNQNSNEEPLRDTTNTTGIDRSISPDKSKTSI; encoded by the coding sequence ATGGCAAATTCAGACATTAAAGATTTCCCACCTCGTCGTCACGTTCCCCCACCTGCTCATCTTTCGGAATTCTATCATTATGTAGACGGCCCAGGCCATTCAAAGCCTCAAGTTGGTGCAGCCAGTCAGGTGGGGACAGCTGGGGCTGTTGCAGTTACAGATTCAATTGATGGGGTTAAGGCCGTAAAGTTATCAGACCACTCTACATCGTCGTCGGCAGATGGACAGTCACCAGATATATCAACACCTGTGTTGCCTGTGTCACCAATATCAGACATATCAAAGCATATGAATAGTCACACTATTGGAGCTTCTTCGATAACGTCGTCAAGACTTTTACGATACACCTTGTCGCATACAGAGTCTTATCAATCGTCTACAGCACCATCAGCATTGGATTTGGAAACGCTAATCACAGGGAAAGATATTAAAGATACGATCGACTGTTACAAGACATTAATTAACACGTCTCAGAAATACCGGGAGGCACTAGCACAGCTCAATCTGGCGGCCAGCGAGTTTGGTGGAGCTTTAGAGACGTGTGCTCGGTTGAAAGGATCCGGGGAAGCATCAGAAGGACTCATGGGATGCAGTGGTTTGCAATATATGATAGCCAATCAACAGCAAATCCTTGTGCGAAACTTGGAAGTGGATTTTCAGAATCCAGTGGTGGGAATCATTGATGAATTTGAGCAGCAGCACTTGAATACGGATGCCGAGTTTAAGAAATTGATTAATGATAAGGTACgtcagttgaagaagaacgagaagaCCAACATCAAATTGAGTCGCAAGAAATACAGGAACATAGCGGCGTATCGGTCAAATTTGCAGCAATTAACCGCtcaattggatgagattGACCGGTTGAAGCACGACTATTATATGAGCTCGTATGAACAAGTTCAGTGTGCTTCTAGATCGATTTTGGATAGAACCAGGGATATAGTTTCTTTGGAGACTACTATATATGATAGCGTTGCAAAGAAGGGAGAAACTGGAGGAGGGTTAGATAATttacttgaagaggagTCGGATGCACGTCAAGAGACGGAGtttaatgatgatgaagcagataGCACATTAAAGACTGATAATGACCATGAAGAGACTCCAAAGGATGCGTCCAATGAGATTTTTGCCTCTACATCAACCGCCTCACCTTCTGCTGAACAAAAACACAGCAGCTTaattgaagatggtgaaatGAACAGCgacaaagaaattgaggaGAATGAATCGTCACCGCATGATGATCCACACTATACCTCCACTGGGGCCCGTTTCACAGAGCATTTAGACAATCAAAACTCGAACGAAGAGCCTCTTAGAGATACGACAAACACAACTGGGATTGACCGGAGTATTTCCCCTGATAAGTCCAAGACTTCTATCTAG
- a CDS encoding uncharacterized protein (BUSCO:EOG093449IA) yields MFFRSFTSLIRIRPYLTKETVSVRSFSSCCNALSNSQGNKPSKPVKPADSRKTYLMEIYQHFWETNEIVLFAHHNNLLSSDNEQIRKELHKISKDIQFRKLKSSIFRHYLRASNHEDPISKAAMRQVKRKKTRHPLEPLLKGPTALIMIKDLDPKAVKEVWRVLKAQKEKLFLMGGKVGQRYVDLDKIGEFKDLPSLPELRSQLVGLLSMSSGAGIVRALESAPTNLAMTLESRKNEMEKKEADVKTDEIPE; encoded by the coding sequence ATGTTCTTCAGATCTTTTACCTCTCTTATAAGGATTCGCCCCTATTTGACAAAGGAGACTGTGTCGGTTAGATCGTTCTCTTCGTGTTGCAATGCATTGTCAAACAGTCAGGGCAATAAGCCAAGCAAGCCTGTGAAACCTGCAGACTCCCGAAAGACATATTTGATGGAAATTTACCAGCATTTCTGGGAAACCAATGAAATTGTACTTTTTGCTCATCATAACAATCTTCTCTCATCTGATAACGAGCAAATCAGGAAAGAGCTCCATAAGATCAGTAAGGATATCCAGTTCCGTAAACTAAAGTCCTCTATCTTTAGGCATTATTTAAGGGCTTCGAACCATGAGGATCCAATTTCTAAAGCCGCCATGAGGCAGgtcaaaagaaagaagacgagACATCCTTTGGAGCCTTTGTTGAAGGGACCTACTGCTCTCATAATGATTAAGGATTTAGATCCAAAGGCTGTTAAAGAAGTGTGGAGAGTGCTGAAAGCccagaaggagaagttaTTTCTAATGGGGGGTAAAGTGGGCCAGCGATACGTTGATTTGGACAAAATTGGAGAGTTCAAAGATCTTCCATCACTTCCCGAACTTCGTTCTCAGTTGGTCGGTTTGCTTTCCATGAGTTCTGGTGCTGGTATCGTGAGAGCTTTAGAATCTGCTCCTACAAATTTGGCAATGACGCTTGAATCTAGAAAAAACgaaatggagaaaaaagaagccGATGTTAAAACTGACGAAATACCTGAATAG
- the TRM8 gene encoding tRNA (guanine-N(7)-)-methyltransferase (tRNA(m7G46)-methyltransferase): MTSKRKQYREHKEEERQTLQKLEQKHVRIAKVDSQKRKMDAEIKMPRKRFYRQRAHSNPFSDHSLEYPMSPNQMDWAKLYPYYHDEKVMAPGKISREVQITDIGCGFGGLTVALAAEFSDTLILGMEIRVQVTQYVEDRLLALRENSPPGQNVYQNAAVIRGNAMKFLPNFFHKGQLSKMFFCFPDPHFKQRKHKARIVTTTLLSEYAYVLKEGGIIYTITDVLDLHEWMVHHLDGHPLFQRLDKQWEDSDDCVRIMTNATEESKKVSRNNGSKYIACYKRLPDPEI; the protein is encoded by the coding sequence ATGACAtcgaagagaaagcagTACAGAGAACACAAGGAGGAAGAACGGCagactcttcaaaaacttgaaCAGAAGCATGTTCGAATTGCCAAGGTGGACTCTCAAAAGCGGAAGATGGATGCAGAGATCAAGATGCCTAGAAAGAGGTTCTATCGCCAAAGGGCTCAttcaaatcctttttcTGACCACAGCTTAGAATATCCCATGAGTCCAAATCAGATGGATTGGGCTAAATTATATCCTTATTATCATGACGAAAAAGTCATGGCCCCTGGAAAGATCAGCAGGGAAGTGCAGATAACAGATATTGGATGTGGCTTCGGTGGTTTAACGGTAGCATTGGCCGCTGAATTTTCCGATACTTTGATTCTAGGAATGGAGATCAGGGTTCAGGTGACTCAATATGTGGAAGATAGGCTCCTTGCGCTTAGAGAAAACTCTCCTCCTGGTCAAAACGTGTACCAGAATGCAGCTGTCATCCGTGGAAATGCTATGAAGTTTCTTCCGAACTTCTTCCATAAGGGACAGCTCAGTAAGATGTTTTTTTGTTTCCCGGATCCTCATTTTaagcaaagaaagcataAGGCTAGAATTGTCACCACTACATTGCTCAGTGAATATGCTTACGTGCTGAAGGAAGGCGGTATTATTTACACCATTACCGATGTGCTTGACTTGCATGAATGGATGGTTCATCATTTGGACGGACATCCTCTTTTTCAGCGTCTGGACAAGCAGTGGGAAGATTCTGATGACTGTGTACGTATCATGACTAATGCTACCGAAGAAAGTAAGAAAGTGTCTAGAAACAACGGTAGCAAATACATAGCGTGCTATAAAAGGTTGCCAGATCCTGAAATATAG
- a CDS encoding uncharacterized protein (EggNog:ENOG41), with product MNPEDIPKAPLVGRPLLVFTSFFVSISVFLMGYDQGYFSSILTNEHFKNYFEDPNAVQIGTVVAVLEIGALITSLTLGYVADRFGRRKTTQLGCVLFCFGGVVQTASTSFHHLGIGRFISGLGVGYLSGTAPTYMSEIASSDMRGLLGSAQFTGNVFGYSTSIWIDYACSYLDSNYSFRIPLGIQVCFGLILFFGTFVLVESPRWLLEHDHDTEGLIVLADLFAEGQVHDTLAVESYKSIKESVLIGRLEGELSYIEAIKRYPKRIFIGCSAQLFAQFNGINVISYYAPLVFEEAGWTGRGAILMTGFNSILYLFSTLIPWRLSETWGRKPLLIMGGLGMGAALIMVAIFTSLKYSVLVVIGVMWFNTSFGTSWGPIGWLIGPEVLPNKARASGAALATSTNWFCNFVVGEMAPILLELISWRLYLIHAACCFISAITVWKMYPETKGLSLEDMDSIFDDASSYSSSVTSSTSRISHTINDIESLGSRHNRAHMARSQPQTQSGTYNERSPVLDSRTSSFMTMPLPQGSGVISSSAPFILPQDIEPPDLEAVYKYKTDDSRSIRGSLRRGSEAVSSIFKFGKKKDPPNDGVTTDDDVSERFIS from the coding sequence ATGAACCCTGAAGATATTCCAAAGGCGCCACTAGTGGGCCGGCCGTTGCTTGTTttcacctctttctttgttaGCATATCTGTATTCTTGATGGGATATGACCAAGGTTATTTCTCATCTATCTTAACTAACGAACACTTCAAGAATTATTTCGAGGACCCTAATGCTGTGCAAATAGGAACGGTAGTGGCAGTTTTGGAGATCGGTGCTCTTATCACTTCTCTTACTTTGGGATATGTGGCTGacagatttggaagaagaaagacaacCCAATTAGGTTGCGTACTCTTCTGTTTTGGAGGTGTGGTGCAAACTGCATCCACCTCATTCCATCATTTAGGAATAGGCCGATTTATCAGTGGTTTAGGAGTGGGATATCTCAGTGGAACAGCTCCTACATATATGTCAGAAATTGCTAGTTCGGATATGAGAGGATTACTCGGTTCAGCGCAATTTACCGGTAACGTTTTTGGATACTCGACTTCGATCTGGATTGATTATGCCTGCAGTTACTTGGACAGCAACTATTCCTTTCGAATTCCTTTAGGAATTCAAGTTTGTTTTGGCTTAATCTTATTCTTTGGCACCTTTGTCCTTGTTGAAAGCCCCCGTTGGTTACTAGAGCACGACCACGATACAGAGGGGCTTATCGTACTAGCCGATCTATTTGCCGAGGGCCAGGTCCATGACACTCTTGCTGTTGAGTCCTACAAATCTATCAAGGAGTCGGTTCTTATTGGAAGATTAGAGGGAGAATTGAGTTATATCGAAGCCATTAAAAGATATCCTAAACGAATCTTCATTGGTTGTAGTGCACAGCTGTTTGCGCAgttcaatggaatcaatGTAATTTCATACTATGCACCTCTTgtgtttgaagaagctggATGGACAGGACGAGGTGCCATTTTAATGACTGGCTTCAACTCTATTCTCTAccttttttcaactctaATTCCTTGGAGACTCTCAGAAACTTGGGGCCGTAAGCCCTTGCTTATAATGGGAGGCCTTGGTATGGGTGCAGCTTTGATTATGGTGGCCATCTTTACAAGCCTGAAATATTCTGTGTTGGTTGTCATAGGTGTAATGTGGTTCAATACTAGCTTTGGCACTAGTTGGGGTCCCATAGGTTGGCTTATAGGACCCGAAGTACTTCCAAATAAGGCTAGGGCCTCTGGTGCGGCATTAGCGACATCTACAAACTGGTTTTGCAACTTTGTGGTGGGTGAAATGGCTCCTATATTATTAGAGCTTATTAGTTGGAGACTTTACTTAATTCATGCAGCATGCTGCTTCATAAGCGCTATAACAGTGTGGAAAATGTACCCAGAGACAAAAGGATTGTCTTTAGAAGATATGGATTCaatatttgatgatgcATCGTCATATTCCTCATCTGTTACATCTTCAACGAGTAGAATTTCTCATACAATCAATGATATTGAGTCACTTGGATCTCGACACAACAGAGCACATATGGCTCGATCTCAACCACAGACCCAATCAGGAACCTACAATGAACGTTCTCCAGTGTTAGATTCAAGAACATCAAGTTTTATGACTATGCCGCTTCCACAAGGTTCTGGAGTGATTTCAAGCTCTGCTCCTTTCATTCTTCCACAAGATATAGAACCTCCTGATTTAGAAGCAGTTTACAAGTATAAAACCGATGATAGCCGATCGATCAGAGGCTCACTGAGACGAGGTTCAGAAGCcgtttcttcaatattcaaatttgggaaaaagaaagatccacCTAATGATGGGGTTACCACAGACGACGACGTTTCAGAAAGATTTATTAGCTGA
- a CDS encoding uncharacterized protein (BUSCO:EOG093436ZG) produces MSTIKTPTSPLPKLPDQTAVSESSTPVKVANKTPADSPSRASINTTTSKNEVSSDSEIFTSEINACCLHYLVNECVPLSMRVQEKLMKNETDLGALMKNLKLKDQNIRGSEEIKEDTKSSKGPSDSHTREFLAGRVDYMNDEKYLDVNSLYRIEGYGFEIGFKITDCLIYDKSVKEGLTVKMVDSLEILKFICRDVWKVFYGKQMDNLRTNHLGTFVLIDNAFKPLTHFYSGKGEEDTLNKVTPFLQFPSGLIRGILWSLSVESVVKAEVINGKVPGISFTVQTNFDTKE; encoded by the coding sequence ATGAGCACAATCAAGACGCCGACATCGCCTCTTCCGAAGCTACCCGATCAAACTGCTGTAAGTGAATCTTCTACACCGGTGAAGGTAGCGAACAAAACTCCTGCTGATTCACCTAGTAGAGCTTCTATCAACACTACTACCTCTAAGAATGAAGTTTCATCGGATTCAGAAATCTTCACTTCGGAGATTAATGCATGCTGCTTGCACTACCTTGTGAACGAATGCGTTCCACTTTCAATGAGAGTGCAGGAGAAGTTAATGAAGAACGAAACTGATCTTGGAGCTctgatgaagaacttgaagttaAAGGACCAGAACATTAGAGGATCCGAGGAGATCAAAGAGGATACAAAGTCGTCCAAGGGCCCTTCAGACTCTCATACAAGGGAATTTTTGGCTGGAAGAGTGGATTACATGAATGACGAGAAGTACCTTGACGTCAATAGTCTCTATAGAATAGAGGGCTACGGATTTGAGATTGGCTTCAAAATCACCGATTGCTTGATATACGACAAAAGTGTCAAAGAGGGCCTCACTGTGAAGATGGTGGACTCTTTGGAGATCCTGAAATTCATTTGCAGAGACGTGTGGAAGGTGTTTTATGGAAAACAGATGGATAACCTTCGAACTAATCACTTGGGAACCTTTGTGCTTATCGACAATGCCTTCAAACCTCTTACACATTTCTACAGTGGTAAAGGCGAAGAGGATACACTAAATAAAGTTACGccattccttcaatttccttCCGGTTTGATAAGGGGAATACTGTGGAGTCTTAGTGTGGAATCGGTGGTGAAGGCCGAGGTTATCAACGGCAAGGTTCCTGGAATTTCGTTTACTGTTCAGACCAACTTCGATACAAAGGAGTGA
- a CDS encoding uncharacterized protein (EggNog:ENOG41~BUSCO:EOG093412BS) — translation MSKPSLNVNEKKDVLQSKQNKETKQAKHDREDREDPFAGMEGLKAKIGDKLIDLDDVRLRKPHSVRPRVKNNAGGLLETGDHRPVDRPIVDRVVTDVRLSTCYSILGKIPRCRLTLDDGSSWTRVPKDILLGSKWYKKVFMDYRTANTQKAAKLDIHVVNEVRVGDKLKDKSWKNVGYGMWIKKDAYIDTESITGMDVLFGRMAVEPRQGWDLIEQSLKVSGKHLENEELTEESRLKKDWHIYDTECYLTVRKGRKKEPVQRTTSLSFVDHKFKILQIADIHLVAGFGRCRDPWPDIENRQKNKCLGDLKTIQFVERVLDLEKPNFVIFTGDQVFGSESKDFETAIFKAVKPVIDRKIPYAMVMGNHDSEGSLSREQIYQLLDTLPYSISKAGPEEISGVGNYHLTVTSDKDTENKDLILYLLDSHSYTHSKVPGYDYIKEDQKEFVRMEYENETKLWGDIPMAMGFFHIPLPEYREYKNEHGQARPMVGQYKEGCTAPIYNSHMFELFKEIGVSVVSVGHDHCNDYCLDYNGVWLCYGGGGGEGGYAGYGGTTRRLRVFEIDNERYSITSWKRLQTNPEEIFDEQILQERQQE, via the exons ATGTCCAAACCAAGTTTGAATGtcaatgagaagaaggacgTGTTGCAATCTAAACAAAACAAAGAGACCAAACAGGCCAAACACGACAGAGAGGACAGAGAGGACCCATTCGCCGGAATGGAGGGACTTAAGGCCAAAATAGGTGATAAGTTGATCGATTTGGACGATGTTCGACTCAGAAAGCCTCATAGCGTTCGACCAAGAGTCAAGAACAACGCGGGAGGATTGCTAGAGACTGGAGATCATCGTCCTG TGGACAGACCGATAGTGGATCGTGTAGTCACCGATGTTCGATTATCCACGTGCTACAGCATATTAGGGAAAATCCCTCGTTGTAGGCTCACATTGGATGATGGATCATCGTGGACCAGAGTGCCGAAGGATATTTTGCTTGGGAGCAAGTGGTACAAGAAGGTGTTTATGGATTATAGAACTGCGAATACACAAAAAGCTGCCAAATTGGACATCCATGTGGTTAATGAGGTGAGAGTAGGTGATAAACTGAAGGATAAATCGTGGAAAAATGTTGGATATGGAATGTGGATCAAGAAAGATGCTTATATTGATACGGAAAGCATTACGGGGATGGATGTTTTGTTTGGCAGAATGGCAGTAGAGCCCAGACAGGGATGGGATTTGATTGAACAATCATTGAAGGTTTCTGGAAAACATCTGGAGAATGAAGAATTAACAGAAGAGTCtcgattgaagaaagactGGCATATATATGACACAGAGTGCTATTTGACAGtaagaaaaggaagaaagaaagagccTGTTCAACGTACAACATCGCTTAGCTTTGTAGATCACAAGTTCAAAATTCTTCAGATAGCGGATATTCATCTTGTGGCTGGATTTGGTCGTTGTAGAGATCCATGGCCCGATATTGAAAATAGACAGAAGAACAAATGCTTAGGAGATCTGAAAACGATACAGTTTGTGGAAAGGGTTTTAGACCTTGAAAAACCCAACTTTGTGATATTCACAGGTGACCAAGTATTTGGAAGCGAGTCCAAAGACTTTGAGACGGCCATTTTCAAAGCCGTAAAGCCTGTAATAGATCGTAAAATTCCGTATGCTATGGTGATGGGAAACCACGACTCGGAAGGTTCGTTGAGTCGAGAGCAGATCTATCAGCTTCTAGATACACTTCCTTACTCCATATCTAAGGCAGGGCCCGAAGAAATTAGTGGAGTGGGTAATTATCACCTAACAGTTACGAGTGATAAAGACACCGAAAATAAGGACCTTATACTATACCTGTTAGACTCCCATTCGTATACACATTCAAAGGTTCCAGGGTACGATTATATAAAAGAGGATCAGAAAGAGTTTGTGAGGATGGAATATGAAAACGAGACGAAGTTATGGGGGGATATTCCAATGGCAATGGGATTCTTTCATATCCCATTACCGGAATATCGTGAATACAAGAATGAACATGGCCAGGCAAGACCAATGGTGGGCCAGTACAAGGAAGGGTGTACTGCTCCCATCTATAACTCACATATGTTTGAATTGTTTAAGGAGATAGGAGTTTCTGTAGTGTCTGTTGGTCACGATCATTGCAATGATTATTGCCTTGATTATAATGGTGTATGGCTTTGCTAcggaggaggaggtggagaaggaggatacGCTGGATATGGAGGAACTACGAGAAGATTGAGGGTATTTGAAATAGATAACGAAAGATACAGCATTAcaagttggaagaggctTCAGACCAATCCCGAGGAGATATTTGATGAGCAGATTTTACAGGAGCGGCAGCAGGAGTAG